A window of the Hordeum vulgare subsp. vulgare chromosome 5H, MorexV3_pseudomolecules_assembly, whole genome shotgun sequence genome harbors these coding sequences:
- the LOC123396995 gene encoding uncharacterized protein LOC123396995, which translates to MMKSGEEVSQGQQMDGFVKEKAAGESSDGRKIKTSLSINLNSLPTMAPAPVEIVVLHGAMESGANDAESSGTDKKKLPKNEEVDEGKIQAHADMKSDSVDPLNNENHAGEKDALVSVLENEGCADSGDNYKGVQVLSVVKKDEPEEIVDYINRVTVAEYGEEKGAAGSTSAITAVRAPSSRSSCYHGVIRHRWSGKYEAHLWDSTCRVEGRRRKGKQVF; encoded by the exons ATGATGAAATCTGGGGAGGAAGTTAGTCAGGGTCAGCAAATGGACGGTTTTGTGAAGGAGAAAGCTGCTGGGGAATCGAGCGATGGCCGGAAGATCAAGACGAGCCTTTCTATCAATCTGAATTCCTTGCCTACAATGGCCCCTGCTCCTGTGGAGATTGTTGTCTTGCACGGTGCAATGGAGTCAGGCGCCAACGATGCTGAGTCCAGTGGCACTGATAAGAAGAAGCTCCCGAAGAATGAGGAAGTTGATGAAGGCAAAATTCAGGCACATGCAGACATGAAGAGCGACTCGGTTGACCCTTTGAACAACGAGAACCATGCTGGGGAGAAGGATGCTTTGGTAAGTGTGCTAGAAAATGAGGGGTGTGCGGATAGTGGCGATAATTATAAGGGAGTTCAAGTTCTCAGCGTTGTCAAAAAGGATGAGCCTGAGGAAATTGTTGATTATATTAATCGTGTAACAGTTGCGGAATATGGAGAGGAGAAGGGTGCCGCCGGTTCTACTTCTGCAATTACTGCGGTGCGAGCACCTAGCTCCCGGTCATCTTGTTACCATGGCGTGATCAG GCATAGGTGGAGTGGGAAGTATGAAGCTCATTTGTGGGATAGTACTTGCAGAGTAGAAGGACGGAGAAGGAAAGGAAAACAAG TATTTTGA